A genomic window from Candidatus Tumulicola sp. includes:
- a CDS encoding prolyl oligopeptidase family serine peptidase — protein sequence MIRQILTTFLMLACLAMLGAQPTPAAGTKLTYPPAARGAVTDTYFGTVVADPYRWMEDVDSPQTTAWVKAEGDLTRAYLDAIPQRPQIRDAYRALRNYERLSAPFHEGKHWFYFRNSGLQNQDVLYIRDSETGPARVFLDPNTLASDGTVALSGQSFTRDGRYMAYATQSSGSDWQTWHVRDVPTGRDLPDTLLWTKFSGAAWEGDKGFYYSGYDKPTSANTTLAALGVEKVWFHRLSTPQSADRLAYASTAHPDEFVGVQLTEDERYVFFYRSKGNGNSLAWKHPGESDSAFREVYALNPDVQYNPVGDDGTRIYVQTNLNAPRFRLTWFDVKDPKHALHDIVPQSADTLQNVSLIGNTFYLEYLHDAHSVVHVVDIAGRSHGEIALPGIGSGGLPEAKRKDRIAYYGFASFTYPTTIYRYDTVTGQSKVALRPAVAFDGSRFVTELLFATSKDGTKVPVFVTHAKNMPLDGSTPTILYGYGGFDISQTPFFSTGFALWMKMGGALALAVLRGGGEYGEAWHDAGRLNNKQHVFDDFIASAQMLIDKKITSTPKLAINGGSNGGLLVGAVLVQRPDLFGAAIPEVGVLDMLRYQKWTVGKAWVPEYGSSEASADQFRWLYAYSPDHNVKDGVRYPPTLVMTSDHDDRVYPAHSFKFAALLQHAQAGDAPVLLRVETKAGHGAGRPTDKIIEDVADRYAFLVKNLGFTPQL from the coding sequence GTGATCCGCCAGATCCTGACGACTTTCTTGATGCTCGCCTGTCTCGCTATGCTCGGCGCCCAGCCGACGCCGGCGGCGGGCACCAAGCTCACCTATCCACCCGCAGCGCGCGGCGCCGTGACCGACACTTATTTCGGCACGGTGGTCGCCGACCCGTATCGCTGGATGGAAGACGTCGACTCGCCCCAGACCACCGCCTGGGTGAAGGCCGAAGGCGACCTCACACGCGCATACCTCGACGCCATTCCGCAGCGCCCGCAGATCCGCGATGCGTATCGCGCGCTGCGCAACTACGAGCGCTTGAGCGCGCCCTTCCACGAAGGCAAGCACTGGTTCTACTTCCGCAACAGCGGGCTGCAGAACCAAGACGTCTTATACATCCGAGATTCCGAAACGGGGCCGGCGCGCGTCTTCCTGGACCCGAACACGCTGGCGTCGGACGGCACGGTCGCGCTTTCGGGCCAGTCGTTCACGCGCGACGGGCGCTACATGGCGTACGCGACACAATCATCGGGTTCCGATTGGCAGACCTGGCACGTGCGCGATGTGCCGACCGGCCGCGATCTTCCCGACACGCTGCTGTGGACCAAATTCTCCGGCGCGGCGTGGGAGGGCGACAAAGGTTTTTACTATTCCGGTTACGACAAGCCGACGAGCGCCAACACCACGCTCGCGGCGCTCGGCGTCGAGAAGGTCTGGTTTCATCGCCTGAGCACGCCGCAATCGGCCGATCGGCTCGCATACGCGTCCACGGCGCATCCCGACGAGTTCGTCGGGGTGCAGCTGACGGAAGACGAACGGTACGTCTTCTTCTACCGCTCGAAGGGCAACGGCAACAGCCTCGCTTGGAAGCATCCGGGCGAATCCGATTCCGCGTTTCGAGAGGTTTACGCGCTCAACCCGGATGTGCAGTACAATCCGGTCGGCGACGACGGGACTCGCATCTACGTCCAAACCAACCTGAACGCGCCGCGCTTCCGCTTGACCTGGTTCGACGTCAAAGATCCCAAGCACGCGCTGCACGACATCGTTCCGCAGTCGGCCGACACCCTCCAGAACGTCTCACTGATCGGCAACACTTTCTATTTGGAATACCTTCATGACGCGCACTCCGTCGTGCACGTCGTCGATATCGCGGGCCGCTCGCACGGTGAGATCGCGTTGCCCGGCATCGGCAGCGGCGGATTGCCGGAGGCCAAGCGGAAAGACCGCATCGCTTATTACGGGTTCGCTTCGTTCACGTACCCGACGACGATCTATCGCTACGACACCGTGACCGGACAAAGCAAGGTGGCGCTCCGCCCGGCGGTCGCCTTTGACGGCTCGCGGTTCGTCACCGAATTGCTCTTCGCGACGTCGAAGGACGGCACAAAGGTCCCCGTGTTCGTCACGCATGCCAAGAACATGCCGCTCGACGGCTCGACGCCTACGATTCTTTACGGCTACGGCGGGTTCGACATCTCGCAGACGCCTTTTTTCTCGACGGGCTTTGCGCTGTGGATGAAGATGGGCGGCGCGTTGGCGCTGGCGGTGCTGCGAGGCGGCGGCGAGTACGGCGAGGCGTGGCACGATGCGGGCCGCCTCAATAACAAGCAGCACGTCTTCGACGACTTCATCGCGTCCGCGCAAATGCTGATCGACAAGAAGATCACCTCGACGCCCAAACTGGCGATCAACGGCGGCTCGAATGGCGGCCTGTTGGTCGGCGCGGTGCTCGTCCAGCGCCCGGATCTGTTCGGCGCGGCGATCCCCGAAGTCGGCGTGCTCGACATGCTGCGCTATCAGAAATGGACGGTCGGCAAGGCGTGGGTCCCCGAGTACGGCTCGAGCGAGGCGTCGGCGGACCAGTTCCGCTGGCTGTACGCATACTCGCCGGATCACAACGTGAAAGACGGAGTCCGCTATCCGCCCACGCTCGTGATGACTTCCGATCACGACGACCGCGTCTACCCCGCGCATTCGTTCAAGTTCGCAGCGCTGCTGCAGCATGCGCAGGCCGGCGACGCGCCCGTCTTGCTGCGCGTGGAGACGAAGGCCGGACACGGCGCAGGCCGCCCGACCGACAAGATCATCGAGGACGTGGCGGACCGCTACGCGTTTCTGGTGAAAAACCTGGGCTTCACACCCCAACTCTAG
- the selD gene encoding selenide, water dikinase SelD: MTRSDITRLTHMVSCAGUASKVDASVLAQVLGGLPRITDPNVLVGNASADDAGVYRLSSDIALVLSVDFFTPIVDDPRTFGRIAAANSLSDIYAMGARPVSALAIAAFPEEGLPLSVLSDILAGGVEKAREAGIDVIGGHTVKDPEPKYGLSVTGIVHPDRIIRNSTARAGDLLILTKPLGTGILTTARRRDLIADEDLAAAVASMETLNSAASEAMARGRVHAATDISGFGLIGHLTEMTHAGNVGAKIDAAAVPLFDDVIQLAARGCAPGGTVTNLDQALAAGVLFADSVSPELSLALCDAQTSGGLLISLAEDSADRLLEDLAKRGVAAAAVIGSITQRSGIAIR; this comes from the coding sequence ATGACGCGGAGCGACATCACGCGCTTGACGCACATGGTCTCCTGCGCCGGTTGAGCGTCCAAGGTTGACGCGAGCGTGCTCGCGCAAGTCCTGGGCGGACTCCCCCGCATAACCGATCCGAACGTGCTGGTCGGCAACGCATCGGCTGACGATGCCGGCGTGTATCGCTTGAGCTCCGACATCGCGCTTGTCTTGAGCGTTGACTTCTTCACGCCGATCGTGGACGATCCACGCACGTTCGGGCGCATCGCCGCAGCGAATTCGCTCTCCGACATCTACGCCATGGGCGCGCGCCCCGTGAGCGCGCTGGCCATCGCCGCGTTTCCTGAGGAAGGCCTGCCGCTGTCGGTCTTATCCGATATACTGGCCGGCGGGGTGGAGAAGGCGCGCGAGGCCGGCATCGACGTCATCGGCGGACACACGGTCAAAGATCCGGAGCCGAAATACGGATTGTCCGTGACGGGCATCGTGCATCCGGACCGCATCATCCGCAACTCGACGGCGCGGGCCGGCGATCTCCTCATCCTGACTAAGCCGCTGGGCACCGGGATCTTGACGACCGCGCGACGTCGCGATCTGATCGCCGACGAGGATCTCGCCGCTGCGGTGGCTTCGATGGAGACGCTCAATAGCGCCGCGTCGGAAGCGATGGCGCGGGGCCGCGTCCACGCGGCGACCGATATCAGCGGGTTCGGGCTCATCGGGCACTTGACTGAAATGACGCATGCCGGCAATGTCGGGGCGAAGATCGACGCTGCGGCCGTACCGCTTTTCGACGACGTCATCCAACTCGCGGCACGTGGCTGCGCTCCCGGCGGCACCGTAACGAACTTGGATCAGGCGCTTGCAGCAGGCGTTTTGTTCGCGGACAGCGTCTCGCCCGAGTTGAGCCTCGCGCTTTGCGATGCCCAAACGTCCGGCGGTCTCCTCATCTCGCTCGCCGAGGATTCGGCGGACCGTCTCTTGGAAGACCTTGCCAAACGCGGCGTTGCGGCTGCCGCCGTGATCGGCAGCATCACGCAACGATCCGGAATCGCGATTCGCTGA
- a CDS encoding alanine--glyoxylate aminotransferase family protein, with product MEELLLIPGPVTVAPDVMAAAARPMQNHRGPSAAKLYAKLNEQLQDVFQTKQPVLLLGSSGTGGLEAAIVNLFSPGDSILAMPMGAFGDRALKIARTFGANVEVIDTEWGAGVDPERLRERLSRDREGRIKGVLVTHNETSTGAACDLEALARARGDHPALLVVDAVSSVGALDVRMDEWHIDALVAASQKALGGLPGAAMIALSERGWHAAETAAMPHFYFDLRHARAALAKGQTSWTPPFNVLLALERASDNYTKEGRHAAFARHALFAQAIRAGCTALGLSLFARPGSYSNTVTAVSAGPGIDHKALQQALRERYGVVVGGGQIKLEGKVIRIGNMGAIGPRDIIAALGALEMVLRDFGLRVSPGAGINAATEVLIESAAARA from the coding sequence ATGGAGGAACTGCTGCTCATACCCGGTCCGGTCACTGTCGCACCCGACGTCATGGCGGCGGCCGCCCGTCCGATGCAAAACCATCGCGGCCCGTCGGCCGCGAAACTGTACGCCAAGCTCAACGAGCAGCTCCAAGACGTCTTCCAGACCAAGCAACCGGTGCTGTTGCTCGGCTCCTCGGGCACGGGCGGGCTCGAGGCGGCGATCGTCAACCTCTTTTCTCCCGGCGACTCGATCCTGGCGATGCCGATGGGCGCGTTCGGCGACCGCGCGCTGAAGATCGCACGGACCTTCGGCGCGAACGTCGAGGTGATCGACACGGAGTGGGGCGCGGGCGTCGACCCCGAGCGGCTGCGCGAGCGGCTTTCGCGAGACCGAGAAGGCCGGATCAAAGGCGTTCTCGTCACGCATAACGAGACATCGACCGGCGCGGCGTGCGATCTCGAGGCGCTGGCGCGCGCGCGCGGCGATCATCCTGCCCTGCTCGTCGTGGACGCGGTGAGCAGCGTCGGGGCGCTGGACGTGCGCATGGACGAATGGCATATCGACGCGCTGGTCGCGGCCTCGCAAAAAGCTCTCGGCGGCCTCCCCGGAGCGGCGATGATCGCGCTTTCGGAGCGCGGTTGGCATGCCGCCGAAACCGCCGCCATGCCGCATTTTTACTTCGATTTGAGGCATGCTCGGGCCGCCCTGGCCAAGGGGCAGACCTCCTGGACACCCCCCTTCAACGTCCTATTGGCTCTCGAACGTGCGTCCGATAACTATACCAAGGAAGGGCGGCACGCCGCCTTTGCCCGCCACGCTCTCTTCGCTCAGGCGATTCGAGCGGGTTGCACGGCGCTCGGACTCTCGCTCTTCGCTCGTCCCGGATCCTATTCGAATACGGTGACGGCGGTGAGCGCGGGACCCGGCATCGACCACAAGGCTTTGCAGCAGGCGCTGCGCGAGCGGTATGGAGTGGTCGTCGGCGGCGGGCAGATCAAGCTGGAAGGCAAGGTCATCCGCATTGGCAACATGGGCGCCATCGGGCCAAGAGACATCATCGCCGCGCTGGGCGCGCTCGAAATGGTCTTGCGCGACTTCGGTCTCCGGGTTTCGCCGGGTGCCGGGATCAACGCGGCAACCGAGGTCCTGATCGAAAGCGCTGCCGCGCGAGCGTAG
- a CDS encoding CvpA family protein: protein MSWPDVFVALTLAVTFWGGFRSGFVREASVLAAIALGWLVAGALSGVVAAVFPFWRSLSDAAMHLIAFWLIFLIVFAAVRALGYMLERIPLPPILVFFSRIGGGLVGCAKALFVLWLILFIALFFPIDKDVHAALRASPSARAIDSLNQPANAFIEQSTPSLVRPIATFVLKHHRI from the coding sequence GTGAGTTGGCCGGATGTCTTCGTCGCGCTCACGCTCGCCGTCACGTTTTGGGGCGGGTTCCGCTCGGGATTCGTCCGCGAGGCGAGCGTCTTGGCCGCGATCGCCCTTGGGTGGCTCGTGGCGGGAGCGCTTTCGGGCGTCGTGGCGGCGGTGTTCCCGTTTTGGCGAAGCCTGTCGGACGCCGCCATGCACCTCATCGCGTTTTGGCTGATCTTCTTGATCGTCTTCGCGGCCGTGCGCGCGCTGGGCTACATGCTCGAGCGCATCCCGCTTCCGCCCATCCTCGTGTTCTTCAGCCGTATCGGCGGAGGACTCGTCGGCTGCGCCAAGGCCCTGTTCGTGCTGTGGCTGATCCTCTTCATCGCGCTCTTCTTTCCTATAGATAAGGATGTGCACGCCGCGCTGCGAGCTTCGCCCAGCGCGAGAGCGATCGACAGCCTGAACCAGCCGGCGAACGCCTTCATCGAGCAGTCCACCCCGTCGCTCGTCCGTCCGATCGCGACCTTCGTGCTGAAGCACCACCGGATATAA
- the pheT gene encoding phenylalanine--tRNA ligase subunit beta, protein MRAPISWLKDFVAADVPAQTIAEVLTARGLTVDDIVPQPTPQHIVVGRIEKLERHPNADRLLVGSVDVGREKLQIVTGAANVAAGNKVPIALVGASVFEHGSSDAAAGHGRIKTILKSALRGVESNGMMCSATELALPGEFDDGILIMEDSAPVGEDFWRVARFGDALLDVDVPANRPDCLSIIGLARELAAGLKVAWREPDYPPGIGEAPSPLGVEIADPSVCRRLLGQTFTGLRGGRSPMWMTLRLHAAGVRSLNYLVDVSNFVQIETAQPLHFYDAKLVRGKGIVARAARAGEKVVTLDGVERELLEGTPVIADGEGVVGVAGIFGGVRSAVTEKTTDLFLESPNFVGARIRRASLALGLRTEGAARHEKNLPLELPELGRRAAARLLMQAGGRPSAVVDVGEKPGAPRTISARPARVNALLGSDYTAQQMSAAIAPIGLRSSGGASLKVEIPWWRIDLADETDVVEEVARALGYDGIKERPSVASPQTIDESLFDQESALAQTLATLGYHEVVTLALQGTRVIADWERSGLPFWPKLVGITNPLSDEQRFVRPSLLPGVLTIAARWWKKTPAPLRLFETGHIFRPLDSEKAKCSAGALAPGTAPDGAYSENGVFEWPSLCGVAAFAELEADAAIDRHLLAVKGEVESVITTLAGTPGETTQHPRFYFHPGAAGNVTLEGKVVAKFGRLHPRLARAYELPEASYAFVLYLENLPKTRPVLPLKALPRFPGTKRDLAVVVAENVSAADLMQAARGAGVATFESVSSFDEYRGPQIGAGKKSVALTVSLRKADGTITDAEADAGLRVIIEALREKFGAHLRE, encoded by the coding sequence GTGCGCGCGCCGATCTCGTGGCTGAAAGATTTCGTCGCCGCTGACGTGCCGGCGCAGACCATCGCCGAGGTGCTCACGGCGCGGGGACTGACCGTCGATGATATCGTCCCCCAACCCACCCCGCAGCACATCGTCGTGGGCCGCATCGAGAAACTCGAGCGGCATCCGAACGCCGACCGCTTGCTCGTGGGAAGCGTCGACGTCGGGCGCGAGAAATTGCAGATCGTCACCGGCGCCGCGAACGTCGCAGCCGGGAATAAGGTGCCGATCGCGCTGGTCGGCGCTTCCGTCTTCGAGCACGGCTCGAGCGACGCCGCGGCCGGGCACGGGCGCATAAAAACGATCCTCAAAAGCGCCCTGCGCGGCGTCGAGTCCAACGGCATGATGTGCTCGGCGACGGAGCTGGCTTTGCCCGGCGAATTCGACGACGGCATCTTGATCATGGAGGACAGCGCTCCGGTCGGCGAAGATTTTTGGCGCGTGGCGCGATTCGGCGATGCGCTGCTGGACGTCGACGTGCCCGCAAATCGGCCTGACTGCCTGTCGATCATAGGGCTGGCGCGCGAGCTGGCCGCAGGGCTCAAAGTCGCATGGCGCGAGCCGGATTACCCGCCAGGCATAGGCGAGGCGCCATCTCCGCTCGGCGTCGAGATCGCGGATCCGAGCGTGTGCCGGCGTTTGCTCGGCCAGACGTTCACCGGTCTTCGCGGCGGGCGGTCGCCGATGTGGATGACGCTGCGCCTTCACGCTGCCGGCGTGCGTTCGCTGAACTACCTCGTCGACGTCTCCAATTTCGTGCAGATCGAGACCGCTCAACCGCTGCATTTCTACGACGCGAAGCTCGTGCGCGGCAAGGGCATCGTCGCGCGCGCGGCGCGTGCCGGCGAGAAGGTCGTCACATTGGACGGCGTCGAGCGCGAGCTGCTCGAAGGCACGCCCGTCATCGCCGACGGCGAGGGCGTCGTCGGGGTCGCCGGCATTTTCGGCGGTGTGCGCTCGGCCGTGACCGAGAAGACCACCGATCTGTTCCTCGAATCGCCGAATTTCGTCGGCGCTCGCATCCGCAGGGCGTCGCTGGCGCTCGGCTTGCGCACCGAGGGCGCAGCGCGGCATGAAAAAAATCTGCCGCTCGAGCTGCCGGAATTGGGGCGCCGCGCTGCCGCGCGCCTGCTGATGCAAGCCGGCGGACGGCCTTCCGCCGTCGTGGATGTCGGCGAAAAACCGGGCGCGCCCCGCACGATCAGCGCCCGGCCCGCGCGCGTCAACGCCCTGCTCGGAAGCGACTACACCGCGCAGCAGATGAGCGCGGCCATCGCGCCCATCGGATTGCGGAGCTCGGGTGGTGCTTCGCTGAAAGTGGAAATCCCCTGGTGGCGCATCGACCTCGCCGACGAGACCGACGTCGTCGAAGAGGTCGCGCGCGCGCTCGGCTATGACGGCATCAAGGAGCGCCCCTCCGTCGCCTCTCCGCAGACGATCGACGAGAGCCTCTTCGATCAGGAGAGCGCGTTGGCGCAGACGCTTGCCACGCTCGGCTATCACGAAGTCGTCACGCTGGCGCTGCAGGGGACTCGCGTCATCGCCGATTGGGAACGCTCGGGTTTGCCGTTCTGGCCCAAGCTGGTCGGCATCACCAATCCGCTTTCAGACGAGCAGCGCTTTGTGAGGCCCAGCCTTTTGCCCGGGGTGTTGACGATCGCGGCGCGCTGGTGGAAAAAGACGCCTGCACCGTTGCGCCTCTTCGAAACCGGCCACATCTTCCGCCCGCTCGATTCAGAAAAAGCCAAATGTAGTGCCGGGGCTTTAGCCCCGGGTACGGCCCCGGACGGCGCCTATTCGGAAAACGGCGTGTTTGAATGGCCCTCGCTGTGCGGCGTGGCAGCCTTCGCGGAGCTCGAGGCGGATGCTGCGATCGACCGGCACCTGCTCGCGGTCAAGGGCGAAGTCGAATCGGTCATCACAACGCTCGCGGGGACGCCCGGCGAGACAACGCAGCATCCGCGCTTCTATTTCCATCCCGGCGCTGCCGGCAACGTCACGCTCGAGGGGAAGGTCGTCGCCAAATTCGGGCGGCTTCACCCGCGCCTGGCGCGTGCCTACGAACTGCCCGAGGCATCGTACGCGTTCGTGCTCTACCTCGAGAACCTGCCGAAGACGCGACCGGTGCTGCCGCTCAAAGCGCTTCCGCGTTTTCCGGGGACCAAACGCGACCTTGCGGTGGTGGTCGCGGAAAACGTGAGCGCGGCCGACCTCATGCAAGCCGCGCGCGGCGCGGGCGTCGCGACGTTCGAGAGCGTCAGTTCTTTTGATGAGTACCGCGGCCCGCAGATCGGCGCCGGCAAGAAGAGCGTGGCCCTGACCGTGAGCTTGCGCAAGGCGGATGGAACCATCACCGATGCCGAGGCAGACGCAGGTCTCCGCGTCATCATCGAAGCGCTTCGCGAGAAGTTCGGAGCCCATTTGCGCGAGTGA
- the pheS gene encoding phenylalanine--tRNA ligase subunit alpha: MSDQLQQLENEVIARAAAVTSLDDLEALRTEVLGRKGGRLSLVMAGLAKMPPAERAAFGRLANDAKSRIESALADARSRLENAAVEGSLARTYDVTLTAGPPRTGSVHILRRTLDDVVAFFRSRGFAIVTGPEVETEYYNFEALNIPADHPAREGLDTFYLDPGTLLRAHTSPVQMRTMEAYPPPIAILAPGKCYRRDSLDARHSFQFHQIEGLQVDRGITFGHLKGFVSDLCRHLYGENRRTRFRPSYFPFTEPSAEVDVSCGVCDGNGCRTCGGSGWLEMGGSGMVHPNVLRMAKYDPEIFTGWAFGLGVERIAMVRHGIDDIRLFVENDPAFLEQFA; encoded by the coding sequence TTGAGCGACCAACTCCAGCAGCTCGAAAACGAGGTCATCGCGCGCGCGGCGGCCGTGACAAGCCTGGACGATCTCGAGGCGTTGCGCACCGAGGTGTTAGGCCGCAAGGGCGGCAGGCTCTCGCTGGTCATGGCGGGCCTGGCCAAGATGCCGCCCGCCGAGCGCGCGGCCTTCGGGCGTCTTGCAAACGATGCCAAGTCGCGCATCGAGAGCGCGCTCGCCGACGCGCGCTCTCGTCTCGAGAACGCGGCGGTCGAGGGAAGCTTAGCTCGCACCTACGATGTGACCCTCACCGCGGGCCCGCCGCGCACCGGCAGCGTGCACATCTTGCGCCGGACCCTAGACGACGTCGTCGCGTTTTTTCGCTCGCGCGGCTTTGCGATCGTCACCGGGCCCGAGGTCGAGACCGAATACTACAATTTCGAAGCGTTGAACATCCCCGCCGACCACCCGGCGCGCGAGGGCCTCGACACATTCTATCTCGACCCCGGCACGCTGCTGCGGGCACACACGTCACCGGTGCAGATGCGCACGATGGAGGCGTACCCGCCGCCGATAGCGATCCTCGCTCCCGGCAAGTGCTATCGGCGGGATTCGCTCGACGCGCGCCACTCGTTTCAGTTCCATCAGATCGAGGGGCTCCAGGTCGATCGCGGCATCACGTTCGGCCACCTCAAAGGCTTCGTCAGCGATTTGTGCCGGCATCTCTACGGCGAGAATCGGCGCACGCGCTTTCGGCCGTCATATTTCCCGTTCACCGAGCCCTCCGCGGAGGTCGATGTCTCGTGCGGAGTGTGCGACGGAAACGGCTGTCGCACGTGCGGCGGGTCGGGTTGGCTCGAGATGGGCGGCAGCGGCATGGTGCACCCCAACGTGCTGCGCATGGCGAAATACGATCCCGAGATCTTCACCGGCTGGGCCTTCGGCCTCGGCGTCGAACGCATCGCTATGGTGCGGCATGGCATCGACGACATCCGTCTGTTCGTGGAAAATGACCCCGCCTTCTTGGAGCAGTTCGCGTAG
- a CDS encoding RNA methyltransferase codes for MANGSVGFHSPQIRAARLLHQKKHRTLKRCFLIEGPTLIEAALEAGAHLEAVFVVPERHPAVDAAASRARETGVPVHPVEPRSIDALAQTKTPQGIVAVARFFDRPLSALAELLPEKGPVLVLALHDLDDPGNAGTMVRSAEAFGAAAACFGPHSVEPYNDKVVRAAMGSLFRLPIFRYERWEEMLRASAQSGLCLVAAQAGAPDVRSITPGPRIALVVGNERRGLEGIPPDDIAQRVGIPQSPQVESLNAAIAGSILLYELARSSGLLKAKK; via the coding sequence GTGGCGAACGGATCGGTGGGTTTTCACAGCCCGCAGATCCGAGCTGCCCGACTGCTGCATCAAAAGAAGCACCGCACGCTAAAGCGGTGCTTTCTGATTGAAGGGCCGACGCTGATCGAGGCCGCCCTCGAGGCGGGTGCGCATCTCGAAGCGGTCTTCGTCGTGCCGGAGCGCCACCCAGCCGTCGATGCTGCAGCCTCCCGAGCGCGCGAGACAGGTGTGCCGGTGCACCCGGTCGAGCCGCGCAGCATCGACGCGTTAGCGCAGACGAAGACGCCGCAGGGCATCGTGGCCGTGGCGCGCTTCTTCGATCGGCCGCTGTCGGCGCTCGCCGAGCTGCTGCCCGAGAAGGGACCGGTGCTCGTGTTAGCGCTCCACGACCTCGACGACCCCGGCAACGCCGGCACGATGGTGCGCAGCGCGGAAGCCTTTGGTGCAGCGGCGGCGTGTTTCGGGCCGCACTCGGTCGAACCGTATAACGATAAGGTGGTCCGCGCCGCCATGGGGTCACTCTTCCGCCTCCCGATATTCCGGTACGAGCGCTGGGAAGAGATGCTGAGGGCGTCGGCCCAGAGCGGGCTTTGCCTCGTGGCAGCCCAAGCCGGTGCCCCGGACGTGCGTTCAATAACCCCAGGACCGCGCATCGCGCTGGTGGTCGGCAACGAACGAAGGGGACTTGAAGGCATACCTCCGGACGACATCGCCCAGCGGGTCGGCATACCGCAGTCGCCCCAGGTCGAATCCCTCAACGCAGCGATCGCGGGGTCGATTTTGCTCTATGAATTGGCTCGTTCGAGCGGCCTTCTGAAGGCCAAAAAATGA
- the rplT gene encoding 50S ribosomal protein L20, which yields MGRVKRGMMSLNKRRKVLKAVKGFRGARGRNYKAANEALLHSLTYAFRDRRRRKRDFRSLWIARINAAARQEGITYSRLMSALKKEGLSINRKVLAELALNDQPAFARLLEVAKKHAPAPVGA from the coding sequence ATGGGACGCGTGAAACGCGGTATGATGTCGCTCAACAAGCGACGCAAAGTGTTGAAAGCCGTCAAAGGCTTTCGGGGCGCCCGCGGCCGGAACTACAAGGCAGCCAACGAAGCGCTGCTGCATTCGCTCACGTACGCGTTTCGGGATCGCCGGCGACGCAAGCGCGATTTCCGTTCGCTGTGGATCGCGCGCATCAACGCCGCAGCGCGCCAAGAGGGGATCACCTACAGCCGCCTGATGAGCGCGCTGAAGAAAGAGGGTCTGTCCATCAATCGCAAAGTGCTGGCCGAACTCGCGCTCAACGACCAGCCGGCGTTTGCGCGTTTGCTGGAGGTCGCCAAGAAACACGCGCCGGCGCCGGTCGGGGCGTAA
- the rpmI gene encoding 50S ribosomal protein L35, whose translation MPKLKTHRGTAKRVKVTGTGKFMRERQFSGCSHILTKKSPKRIRKFRKQVVADKTDVRKLRLKLPYA comes from the coding sequence ATGCCTAAACTGAAAACGCATCGAGGAACCGCCAAGCGCGTGAAGGTCACGGGCACGGGTAAGTTCATGCGCGAGCGCCAGTTCTCCGGATGCAGCCACATCCTCACGAAGAAGTCGCCCAAGCGCATCCGCAAGTTCCGCAAACAGGTGGTGGCCGACAAGACCGACGTGCGCAAGCTGCGACTGAAACTTCCGTACGCGTAG
- the infC gene encoding translation initiation factor IF-3, with protein sequence MSKALRVNEQIRIPQVRVIADDGTQLGIMATFEALRLARERGVDLIEVSPTASPPVCRLDDYGRLRYEQDKKDRETRRKAHKMELREVKLRPKIEEHDYATKFHTCERLLHDGDKVKVTIMFRGREISYAQQGRKLLDQMAQDTAPIAIVEREPRLEGRNMFMILSPKPEVVAAHGAAKAANIAAEAAKHHATKPIEVKNA encoded by the coding sequence ATTAGCAAAGCGCTACGCGTCAATGAGCAGATCCGCATTCCCCAAGTCCGCGTGATCGCGGACGACGGCACCCAACTCGGAATCATGGCGACCTTCGAAGCGCTGCGGCTCGCCCGCGAGCGCGGGGTCGACCTGATCGAAGTCTCGCCGACGGCCTCACCACCCGTTTGCAGGCTCGACGACTACGGCAGACTCCGGTACGAGCAGGACAAAAAAGATCGCGAGACGCGCAGGAAAGCGCACAAGATGGAACTGCGGGAAGTCAAGCTCCGTCCGAAGATCGAGGAGCACGACTACGCGACCAAATTCCACACCTGCGAGCGCTTGCTCCACGACGGCGACAAAGTGAAAGTGACGATCATGTTCCGAGGTCGAGAGATCTCGTACGCGCAGCAAGGACGTAAATTGCTGGATCAGATGGCGCAAGATACCGCGCCGATCGCGATCGTGGAGCGCGAACCGCGGCTGGAAGGCCGCAACATGTTCATGATCTTGTCGCCGAAACCCGAGGTGGTCGCGGCTCACGGCGCGGCCAAAGCGGCGAACATCGCTGCAGAAGCGGCGAAACACCATGCAACGAAGCCGATCGAGGTCAAAAATGCCTAA